In a single window of the Leptolyngbyaceae cyanobacterium genome:
- a CDS encoding PAS domain S-box protein, with protein sequence MSIFFYNLLLTIIIFIDNYYIANLEISIIYQSIIWPILLGLLGITVWLFYLANKKQSLIFLEQFPIFKSEQQMKAIFNSSLDGMAIADDNGYYLEVNSAVCELLGTSPEKIIGKSIADFTDVGINFQEAWQDFQKKGRERGEFRIRRPDGTIRYVEYAAIANFIPHRHLSILRDITQRKQIEAELSQYRDRLEQLVELRTSELTKVNEQLKQEIFFRQQTEEKLRKNEAFLSEAQKVANVGSWELDLATKKLTFSAQTFRILALDPEMGEPSYAESLSLIYSDDRRKLLQAIQEAITDGKTYKFDMRIILPDGSIKYVFATGKPILKEAGKVERLFGTILDINERKQIEEALYRREQDFKALAENSPDIITRFNQELRHLYINPAIEKVTGISYQNFIGKNNRDLGWPEEKVFQWETTLRKAFETGKAQIISFDFTSFTGIIKYYQSRIVPEFSGDGAVESVLCVTRDITELKQVENALRESEERFKRIFFDAPIGMVVAKSDGELVQVNQAFCRMLGYSESELIGRNFKDITYPADLAKEVPYIEKCLNKELSYYQLEKRYVKKNGELLLINITCGVIPDLNTNTIYGLAMVEDIAERKEIERLKDEFISVVSHELRTPMTSLRGALGLISTGRLGTLTEPGERLLKFAIEDTDRLVRLINDILDLEYLKSGKISLNFQVYDAAELMQRVIYIMQPIANLATVNLLINPVPIKVFVDGDRIIQVLTNLVSNAIKFSLPNTTVYLTAQTQTKDNIALFQVKDRGKGIPEEKLEKIFDRFEQVDASDSRQKGGTGLGLAICRSIVEQHGGHIWVESRIGVGSTFYFTVPMQPLS encoded by the coding sequence ATGAGCATATTTTTTTACAATTTGTTATTAACTATAATAATATTTATAGATAATTACTATATTGCCAATTTAGAAATCAGTATAATTTATCAATCGATTATATGGCCGATCTTACTTGGTTTGTTAGGGATAACGGTTTGGTTATTTTATTTAGCAAATAAAAAACAATCGTTAATATTTCTCGAACAATTTCCCATTTTTAAAAGCGAACAACAAATGAAAGCTATTTTCAATAGCTCGCTCGACGGGATGGCTATTGCGGATGATAACGGTTATTATTTGGAAGTTAACTCAGCAGTATGTGAACTACTGGGAACTTCACCAGAAAAAATTATAGGTAAATCAATCGCGGATTTTACTGATGTAGGGATTAATTTTCAGGAAGCTTGGCAAGATTTTCAGAAGAAAGGTCGGGAAAGAGGAGAATTTCGCATTCGCCGTCCTGATGGAACGATTCGCTACGTGGAATATGCGGCGATCGCAAATTTCATTCCCCATCGTCATTTATCAATTCTCCGCGATATCACCCAGAGAAAGCAAATAGAAGCTGAATTAAGCCAATATCGCGATCGCTTAGAACAATTAGTTGAATTACGTACTAGCGAACTGACAAAAGTAAACGAACAACTCAAACAAGAGATTTTTTTTCGTCAGCAGACAGAAGAAAAATTACGTAAAAATGAAGCCTTCCTTAGCGAAGCTCAAAAAGTGGCGAATGTAGGTAGCTGGGAATTAGATTTAGCCACTAAAAAACTGACTTTTTCAGCACAAACTTTCCGAATTTTAGCGCTCGATCCCGAAATGGGAGAACCCAGTTACGCGGAAAGTCTTAGCTTAATTTATTCCGATGACAGAAGGAAATTGTTACAAGCAATTCAAGAAGCCATTACTGACGGCAAAACTTATAAATTTGATATGCGAATTATCTTACCTGATGGTTCCATTAAATATGTATTCGCTACTGGGAAACCCATCCTGAAAGAAGCAGGTAAAGTAGAACGGCTTTTTGGAACTATTTTAGATATTAACGAACGCAAACAAATAGAAGAAGCTTTATACAGACGAGAGCAAGATTTCAAAGCCTTAGCTGAAAATTCACCTGATATTATTACTAGATTTAATCAAGAACTGCGTCACCTTTACATCAACCCAGCGATCGAAAAGGTAACGGGAATTTCCTATCAAAATTTTATTGGCAAAAATAATCGAGACTTAGGATGGCCTGAAGAAAAAGTATTTCAATGGGAAACTACATTAAGAAAAGCTTTTGAAACTGGCAAGGCACAAATAATAAGTTTTGATTTTACAAGTTTTACAGGAATAATCAAGTATTATCAATCAAGAATTGTTCCCGAGTTTTCAGGAGATGGAGCAGTAGAATCAGTGTTATGCGTAACTCGCGATATCACTGAATTAAAACAGGTAGAGAATGCTTTGCGAGAGAGTGAAGAGCGATTTAAGCGAATTTTTTTCGATGCACCAATTGGAATGGTAGTTGCCAAGTCAGATGGAGAATTAGTACAAGTTAACCAAGCTTTTTGCAGGATGCTGGGATATAGCGAATCAGAATTAATAGGTCGCAATTTTAAGGATATCACTTATCCGGCAGACTTAGCGAAAGAAGTACCTTACATAGAAAAATGTCTAAACAAAGAACTTAGTTACTACCAGTTAGAAAAACGTTACGTCAAGAAGAATGGCGAGCTTTTGTTAATTAATATTACTTGTGGCGTAATTCCCGATCTAAATACAAATACTATTTATGGATTAGCGATGGTGGAAGACATCGCCGAACGCAAGGAAATCGAACGCCTAAAAGATGAATTTATTTCAGTAGTCAGTCATGAACTTCGCACGCCGATGACTTCTTTGCGAGGTGCTTTAGGGTTAATATCAACTGGGCGTTTGGGTACTCTCACCGAACCGGGCGAACGTCTGTTGAAATTTGCGATCGAAGATACGGATCGTTTAGTTCGTTTGATTAATGATATTCTAGATTTGGAGTATTTAAAGTCGGGTAAAATAAGTTTAAACTTCCAAGTTTACGATGCTGCTGAATTAATGCAAAGAGTAATTTATATTATGCAGCCAATTGCTAATTTAGCAACGGTTAATCTCTTAATTAATCCGGTTCCTATAAAAGTATTTGTAGATGGCGATCGCATTATTCAAGTATTAACTAATCTAGTCAGTAATGCCATAAAATTTTCTTTGCCAAATACCACGGTTTATTTAACGGCACAAACTCAAACTAAAGATAATATAGCACTTTTCCAAGTAAAAGACCGAGGCAAGGGAATACCAGAAGAAAAACTGGAAAAAATCTTTGACCGTTTTGAACAAGTAGATGCCTCCGATTCTCGGCAAAAAGGAGGCACTGGTTTAGGTTTAGCGATCTGTCGCAGTATCGTGGAACAACATGGAGGACATATTTGGGTAGAAAGCCGTATAGGAGTTGGTAGCACTTTTTATTTCACAGTACCGATGCAGCCATTAAGTTAA
- a CDS encoding response regulator yields the protein MSAKRILIVDDEYRIREVIKLTLEMMAGWEVLMADSGAEGLSIAELEQPDAILLDMMMPDMDGTVTLRYLQANLATQQIPVLLLTAKLPIGGEPQFTQLGAKAVIPKPFDPLSLANQIAEILGWELS from the coding sequence ATGAGTGCTAAACGCATTCTGATCGTCGATGATGAGTATCGCATTCGAGAAGTCATCAAACTTACCTTAGAAATGATGGCAGGTTGGGAAGTTTTGATGGCAGATTCTGGTGCAGAAGGGTTATCTATAGCCGAGTTAGAACAACCCGATGCAATACTCTTAGATATGATGATGCCAGATATGGATGGAACGGTTACTTTAAGATATTTACAGGCTAATCTTGCCACCCAACAAATACCCGTACTATTATTAACTGCCAAACTTCCAATAGGCGGCGAACCACAGTTTACTCAGTTGGGGGCAAAAGCCGTAATTCCAAAACCTTTCGATCCGCTTTCCCTAGCTAACCAAATAGCTGAAATTTTGGGATGGGAATTAAGCTAA
- a CDS encoding family 10 glycosylhydrolase → MKTCTSRFFSYNFNRQAWFVFLIAFTSIVALAVPRASFSQTTFRDIQGYWAQPCIEQLVQENTIDGYEDGTFRPNLAVTRADFATMLNKAFPNVPVVRNPVEFVDIPDNYQAARAISQTYRRGFLSSYIGDIFNPLRKMTREQVLVALTSGLKYSPINPVDGTLDRLFADADLISDYAKNAIAAAAEKELVVNYPDVRTLNPNKLVTRGEVAASLCQALGEFGLVPLQYVAGKEPLTIPDEPLPTPSPSTELEPISFKTLPNRQPTDEIRGVWLTNIDSDVLFSRSRLIEALEKLKNLNFNTIYPTVWNGGYTLYPSRVAKKAIGIELDPEPGLQGRDMLAEAIEQGHQRGLTVMPWFEFGFMAPADSELAKRHPDWLTQRRDGSKIWKEGIHDRVWLNPFHPEVQQFIIDLIIEVVKKYDVDGIQVDDHFGLPAQMGYDDFTVNLFKKELPGLSPSEDYQETFWVRWRADKINDFMRRLSQAIKAEKPNCIISLSPNPLHFALPAHLQDWFTWERENLVQEIILQVYRNDLKRFTTELERAEVLLAQSHIPFAVGIMTGLKNRGIGMEQVKTQVEEVRKRGIGGVAFFFYESLWQWAKETPAQREEALKDIFSNPAARPDLQPANTI, encoded by the coding sequence GTGAAAACCTGTACGAGCAGGTTTTTTAGCTACAATTTTAACCGTCAGGCTTGGTTCGTATTTCTGATTGCCTTTACTTCGATCGTTGCACTAGCAGTACCTCGCGCTTCATTTTCTCAAACTACATTTAGAGATATCCAAGGATATTGGGCGCAGCCTTGCATCGAACAGTTAGTGCAGGAAAATACGATCGATGGATATGAAGATGGCACGTTTAGACCTAACTTAGCAGTAACGAGGGCTGATTTTGCCACGATGCTCAACAAAGCTTTTCCAAACGTGCCTGTAGTTCGCAACCCTGTAGAATTTGTCGATATTCCGGATAATTATCAGGCAGCCCGTGCTATTAGCCAAACTTATCGACGTGGTTTCCTTTCCAGTTATATTGGTGATATTTTTAACCCACTGCGAAAGATGACGAGAGAGCAAGTATTAGTGGCGTTAACTAGTGGGTTAAAGTATTCGCCAATTAACCCAGTTGATGGAACTCTCGATCGGCTTTTTGCGGATGCCGATCTGATTTCCGATTATGCTAAAAATGCGATCGCTGCTGCGGCTGAAAAAGAACTAGTAGTAAATTACCCAGATGTCCGAACGCTCAATCCCAATAAGTTAGTAACTCGCGGGGAAGTAGCAGCTTCTCTGTGTCAAGCTTTGGGAGAATTCGGATTGGTGCCTTTGCAGTACGTGGCGGGAAAAGAACCGCTAACAATTCCCGATGAACCTTTGCCAACACCATCACCATCTACTGAATTAGAACCGATTTCTTTCAAAACTTTACCCAATCGTCAGCCAACAGATGAAATTAGAGGAGTTTGGCTAACTAATATAGATAGTGACGTGTTATTTTCTCGCTCTCGTTTAATCGAAGCATTAGAAAAATTAAAAAACCTTAATTTCAATACCATCTATCCGACGGTTTGGAATGGGGGTTATACTTTGTATCCCAGTCGGGTAGCCAAAAAAGCGATCGGGATCGAGCTAGACCCGGAACCCGGTTTGCAAGGGCGAGATATGCTAGCAGAAGCGATCGAACAAGGGCATCAAAGAGGTTTAACCGTAATGCCTTGGTTTGAATTCGGTTTCATGGCACCTGCTGATTCCGAATTAGCCAAACGTCATCCAGACTGGCTTACTCAGCGTCGCGATGGCAGCAAAATTTGGAAAGAAGGCATACACGATCGAGTTTGGCTAAATCCTTTTCACCCAGAAGTACAGCAATTCATCATCGATTTAATTATCGAAGTGGTGAAGAAATACGATGTAGATGGCATCCAAGTAGACGATCATTTCGGCTTACCCGCTCAAATGGGTTACGATGATTTCACCGTTAACCTTTTCAAAAAAGAATTACCGGGATTATCGCCTTCTGAAGATTATCAAGAAACATTTTGGGTCCGCTGGCGAGCCGATAAAATTAATGACTTCATGCGGCGGTTATCCCAAGCCATAAAAGCTGAGAAACCCAATTGTATTATTTCTCTTTCTCCCAATCCGTTACATTTTGCTTTACCCGCTCATTTACAGGATTGGTTTACCTGGGAAAGAGAAAATCTAGTGCAGGAAATTATCTTACAAGTTTATCGAAATGACTTGAAACGTTTTACTACTGAATTAGAGCGGGCAGAAGTTCTATTAGCCCAAAGTCATATTCCTTTTGCGGTTGGGATTATGACTGGTTTGAAAAATCGCGGAATCGGTATGGAACAAGTGAAAACCCAAGTTGAAGAAGTTCGCAAACGCGGCATTGGCGGAGTAGCCTTTTTCTTCTATGAAAGTCTTTGGCAGTGGGCAAAAGAAACTCCCGCACAAAGAGAAGAGGCTTTGAAAGATATCTTTTCTAATCCTGCGGCAAGACCTGATTTACAGCCAGCCAATACGATTTAA
- a CDS encoding VOC family protein — METSGFHHVAIICSDYEKSKRFYVEILGFPIIEETFRAARNSYKLDLAVGKRDRIELFSFPTPPPRPSTPEACGLRHLSFAVDRLDDTVAYLQSQGVEVEDIRIDEITGKRFTFFKDPDRLPLEIYEESKD, encoded by the coding sequence TTGGAAACAAGTGGATTTCATCACGTAGCGATTATTTGCTCTGATTATGAAAAATCAAAGCGATTTTATGTGGAAATTTTGGGTTTTCCGATTATTGAAGAAACGTTTCGCGCTGCCAGGAATTCTTACAAGTTGGATTTGGCAGTGGGTAAACGCGATCGCATCGAGCTTTTTTCTTTTCCCACCCCACCACCACGACCGAGTACTCCGGAAGCTTGCGGTCTGAGACATCTATCTTTTGCAGTCGATCGTCTTGATGATACCGTCGCTTACTTACAAAGCCAAGGGGTTGAAGTAGAAGATATCCGCATTGATGAGATTACTGGTAAGCGGTTTACTTTTTTTAAAGACCCGGATCGCCTTCCTCTGGAGATATACGAAGAATCAAAGGATTGA
- a CDS encoding PIN domain-containing protein, with the protein MSTPPPVLVLLDLSALLGSSLREWQEYSRIGNCYVPQMVYEEIEYLTGRAPEPQVEKAAREFMRFFPDSGWQLTNAHATHPAIAPPGGASLSKQARLVVAVAQCAYGFALEQPNNLVVFVSNTQPILQRIPSLGTPNFCGITRAAFLQWVRTGERPPAVTAQQQTLSTVGAATANGQAKIQTQAIAETPSQSAPTAVSTMTGPASAARSASSDKKSRGTGALSRLIGGLITLAVIVAAGLVAWRFIQPVSFLRFWQQLGLPSQPAQPSNPTRK; encoded by the coding sequence ATGTCTACACCACCGCCCGTTCTGGTACTTCTAGACCTAAGCGCCTTGTTGGGTAGCAGCCTTCGCGAATGGCAAGAATACTCTCGCATCGGTAACTGCTACGTGCCTCAAATGGTATATGAAGAAATTGAATACCTCACGGGTCGCGCCCCAGAACCCCAAGTGGAAAAAGCCGCCAGGGAGTTTATGCGGTTTTTTCCCGATAGCGGTTGGCAATTGACAAACGCTCATGCGACCCATCCGGCGATCGCTCCCCCTGGCGGTGCATCCTTAAGTAAACAAGCCAGATTAGTCGTGGCGGTGGCCCAGTGTGCCTATGGTTTCGCTTTGGAACAACCGAATAATTTAGTGGTTTTTGTCTCTAATACTCAACCGATATTGCAACGCATTCCCTCTTTAGGTACTCCTAATTTTTGCGGAATTACTAGGGCTGCATTTTTGCAGTGGGTGCGAACGGGCGAACGACCCCCAGCCGTGACCGCACAACAACAAACTTTAAGTACAGTAGGTGCGGCAACGGCGAACGGTCAAGCAAAAATACAAACCCAAGCGATCGCAGAAACTCCCTCCCAGTCTGCTCCAACTGCCGTATCCACCATGACCGGGCCAGCATCAGCCGCCCGGAGCGCATCATCGGACAAAAAAAGCAGGGGAACTGGTGCGCTTTCCCGTTTGATTGGTGGTTTAATAACTTTGGCCGTGATTGTCGCAGCAGGTTTGGTAGCGTGGCGTTTTATCCAACCAGTCAGTTTCCTTCGGTTTTGGCAGCAGTTAGGTTTACCGAGCCAGCCAGCCCAGCCTTCAAATCCTACTAGAAAATAA
- a CDS encoding site-2 protease family protein gives MFTTSETSLIALIVLAALGILGWGFSRAKPYGKLGILAWLQSVVLMAPWLLFFGLFAAGIYLNLVSILLMLVTATGLYIYLGKQLRSAGQDEVLRERAAKRLNAEQEAKATSNNSAVNQPSDGQIKLESVVFAPETMPIPNEDLQKIQGIFGIDTYFATETIPYQQGAIFKGNLRGEAQAVHDRLSSALKERLGDRYRLFLIENPENKPVVVVLPSSNDPKPSTINQKIFAVILLLATIATTLETAGILQSFDFYNNLSRFTEVFPLGAGILAILIVHEIGHWWLARRHQIRLSWPYFIPTWQIGSFGAITRFESLLPNRQVLFDIAFAGPAAGGLLSLLMLIVGLSLSHPGSFFQVPAQFFQGSILVGSLARVILGSALQQPLVGIHPLTIIGWLGLVITALNLMPAGQLDGGRIVLAIYGRKVATRISIATSIVLAIASLANPIAIYWAIVILFLQRDLERPSLNEISEPDDARAALGLLALFLTIATLIPLSPGLAGRLGIGANSLF, from the coding sequence ATGTTTACCACATCAGAGACATCTTTAATCGCACTAATTGTACTAGCTGCTTTGGGGATATTGGGCTGGGGTTTTTCTCGTGCCAAGCCTTATGGCAAACTGGGAATCTTAGCCTGGTTGCAGTCGGTGGTGTTGATGGCTCCCTGGCTGTTATTTTTTGGTTTGTTTGCTGCGGGAATTTATCTAAACTTGGTCAGTATCTTGTTGATGTTGGTGACTGCTACTGGTTTATATATTTACTTGGGCAAACAATTGCGGAGTGCCGGACAGGATGAGGTTTTGCGGGAGCGTGCCGCTAAAAGGCTCAACGCCGAACAAGAAGCAAAGGCTACATCCAACAACTCAGCAGTCAATCAGCCGTCAGATGGCCAAATAAAACTGGAATCAGTAGTATTTGCTCCGGAAACAATGCCGATTCCAAATGAAGACTTGCAGAAAATCCAAGGAATTTTTGGCATCGATACTTATTTTGCTACCGAAACGATTCCTTACCAGCAAGGAGCGATCTTTAAAGGTAACTTACGGGGAGAGGCACAGGCAGTTCACGATCGCTTATCGTCTGCGTTGAAGGAAAGGTTAGGCGATCGCTATCGGCTATTCTTGATCGAAAATCCCGAAAATAAGCCTGTAGTGGTAGTTTTACCCAGTAGCAACGACCCGAAACCTTCCACCATCAATCAAAAGATTTTCGCCGTCATACTGTTGTTGGCAACGATCGCTACTACCCTGGAAACTGCTGGTATCCTGCAAAGCTTTGATTTTTACAATAACCTCAGCCGTTTCACCGAAGTTTTTCCCCTTGGTGCGGGAATTTTAGCGATTTTAATCGTCCACGAAATCGGGCATTGGTGGTTAGCGCGTCGTCATCAAATTCGTCTGAGTTGGCCTTATTTCATTCCTACTTGGCAAATCGGCTCTTTTGGCGCAATTACCCGCTTTGAATCCCTCTTACCCAACCGCCAGGTGTTGTTTGATATTGCTTTTGCAGGGCCGGCAGCTGGTGGGCTACTTTCCCTGCTGATGTTGATCGTAGGTTTGTCCCTGTCCCATCCTGGCAGTTTTTTCCAAGTACCTGCCCAATTTTTCCAAGGTTCGATTCTCGTGGGAAGTTTAGCACGAGTAATTTTAGGTTCTGCTTTACAGCAGCCTTTGGTCGGTATTCATCCACTAACAATTATTGGTTGGTTGGGATTAGTAATTACTGCGCTCAACTTAATGCCGGCGGGACAGTTAGATGGGGGTCGCATCGTGCTAGCGATCTACGGTCGAAAAGTAGCGACCAGAATCAGCATTGCTACTTCGATCGTGTTGGCGATCGCATCTTTAGCCAATCCCATCGCGATATACTGGGCAATTGTAATTCTGTTCCTGCAAAGAGATTTAGAACGCCCTAGCCTGAATGAGATTAGCGAACCCGATGATGCAAGAGCAGCTTTAGGTTTGTTAGCTCTATTTTTAACGATCGCTACTCTGATTCCCTTATCTCCAGGATTAGCTGGACGCTTGGGAATTGGTGCAAATAGTTTATTTTGA
- the murQ gene encoding N-acetylmuramic acid 6-phosphate etherase, with protein MMNDLQERGHLLTEQINPNSQNLDQLSTLELVDLFNREDTQTIAAIAAARTQLAQAIEAATKSLRQGGRLFYVGAGTSGRLGVLDAAECPPTFCSPPELVQGIIAGGAGALIRSSEDLEDKADDGAAAIAQRQINHLDVVVGITAGGTTPFVQGALQAAQQRGATTIFMACVPAEQVSFIADIDIRLIVGPEILAGSTRLKAGTVTKMALNIISTGVMVQLGKVYGNRMVDVAVTNTKLRDRALRILQDLTDLNREAAGYLLEKSGRSVKLALLMHWTGTTKEEAESLLAENHGHLRQAIESYKQK; from the coding sequence ATGATGAACGATCTTCAAGAAAGGGGCCATCTTCTTACCGAACAAATCAATCCCAACAGCCAGAATTTAGACCAACTCAGTACTCTAGAGTTGGTGGATTTGTTCAATCGGGAAGATACTCAAACGATTGCGGCGATCGCCGCCGCCCGCACTCAACTAGCCCAAGCGATCGAAGCCGCAACTAAGTCATTACGTCAAGGCGGACGTTTATTTTATGTCGGTGCGGGGACTAGCGGACGATTGGGGGTGCTGGATGCAGCAGAGTGCCCGCCCACGTTTTGTAGCCCGCCGGAATTAGTACAGGGAATTATTGCTGGTGGCGCTGGTGCTTTAATTCGCAGTTCGGAAGATTTGGAAGACAAAGCAGACGATGGTGCAGCTGCGATCGCTCAACGACAAATCAACCATTTAGATGTAGTAGTGGGAATTACCGCCGGAGGAACTACTCCTTTCGTCCAAGGCGCTTTGCAAGCCGCTCAACAACGAGGCGCTACTACTATTTTCATGGCTTGCGTGCCAGCAGAACAAGTGAGTTTTATTGCCGATATTGACATTCGCCTGATCGTTGGCCCGGAAATTTTAGCTGGTTCCACCCGTCTGAAAGCGGGAACCGTGACTAAAATGGCTTTAAATATTATTTCTACTGGCGTGATGGTGCAACTGGGCAAAGTTTATGGCAATCGAATGGTAGACGTGGCAGTTACGAATACTAAGCTGCGCGATCGAGCTTTACGCATTTTGCAAGACCTCACCGACTTAAATCGAGAAGCAGCCGGATATTTACTCGAAAAAAGCGGGCGATCCGTCAAACTAGCTTTATTAATGCACTGGACGGGAACGACTAAAGAAGAAGCAGAAAGCCTGTTAGCTGAAAATCACGGCCATCTCAGGCAAGCGATCGAAAGTTACAAACAAAAGTAG
- a CDS encoding DUF3110 domain-containing protein — protein MRVFVLLFNARTENEGIHTLKIGDRDKVLMFESEDDATRFCVQLEAQDFLSPSVEAIDDEEIKEFCQSADYDWELIPEGALALPPETNLDRTDWQPDREMADRTESEMSDSELDRLRRRLEGLL, from the coding sequence ATGCGCGTATTTGTACTCTTATTTAATGCTCGTACTGAAAATGAGGGAATTCATACCCTCAAAATTGGCGATCGCGATAAAGTGTTGATGTTCGAGTCAGAAGACGACGCTACGCGCTTCTGCGTTCAGCTGGAGGCGCAGGATTTTCTCTCTCCTTCGGTAGAAGCAATAGACGATGAGGAAATTAAAGAATTTTGCCAAAGCGCAGATTACGATTGGGAACTGATTCCGGAAGGAGCTTTAGCTCTCCCACCAGAAACTAACCTAGATCGAACAGATTGGCAACCCGATCGCGAAATGGCCGATCGCACCGAGTCCGAAATGTCCGATTCCGAACTCGATCGCCTTCGCCGTCGCTTAGAAGGACTTTTGTGA